The Candidatus Obscuribacterales bacterium genome includes the window TGCTCACCATCCCTCGAGTGCAGCGCCCCATGACCATCAGCATTCGCTCGGATGAAATTCGTCATGTAATTTCGGTGGGTGATGAGTAGCAGGCACCAAGGTAGGGTGCTGGGCTACAAGAACTGTAAGAACCAATGAATACATAAACAAGAGGAAACAAGATGGCTTTTGACCCCGTTTTGAACTTGGCTGGTCTTGATGGTAGCAATGGCTTTCGCATTGATGGGGTAGCTAGAGAGAACCGTTCCGGTTTTTCGGTGAGCAATGCCGGGGATATCAATAGCGATGGCTTTGATGACCTGATCCTTGGTACACCCTATGCCGACCCCAACGACAACGCTGATTCAGGCCCTAGCTATGTGGTGTTTGGCCGTGGCAGTAGGTTTAGTAGCACCCTCAACCTATCCAGACTCAATGGCAGCAATGGCTTTCGTATTGATGGCGTCGCCGCAAGGGACTATTCTAGTTATTCAGTGAGCAGTGCCGGGGATATCAATGGCGATGGTGTCGATGACCTGATCCTTGGAGCAGATGGTGTCGCCACCAACGGCCGCGATTCAGGCTCTAGCTATGTGATGTTTGGCCGTGAGGGTGGGTTCAGTAGCACCCTCAATCCATCTAGCCTCAATGGCAGTAATGGCTTTCGTATCGATGGTGTAGCAGAAGGTGACCTTTCCGGTTTTTCAGTGAGCAGTGCCGGGGATATCAATAGCGATGGCATCGATGACTTGATCATTGGAGCAATCGGTGCCGACCCCAATGGCAGCGATTCAGGCGCTAGCTATGTGGTGTTTGGCCGTCGTGCGAACCAAGCACCCACGATTGTGACCAATAGCGTGGTAAATATGCCGGAAAACACCACGCTGGTGGTTGATATCCAAGCCACAGACGATAGCAGTAGCGAGGGGAATGGCCTCACCTACAGTCTCAGTGGCGGGAACGACCAAGCATTGTTTACGATTGATGCCACAACGGGTGTACTGTCCTTCCTCACCGCACCAGACTTTGAAAATCCGATGGATGTGGGCAATGACAATGGCTACGCTGTTGAGGTAACAGTCACCAATGCAGGTGGATTAAGTACCGCACAACTGTTTAACATCAACCTCAACGATGTCAACGATAATTCTACGCCGTTTGACGATATCCTCAGCGGCACAGCGGGTAACGATACGATTCGTGCGTTGACAGGCAATGATGTGGTGCGCGGCTTGGGCGGTGACGATCGCATCTTTGGACAAGTCGGTAACGATATCCTCATCGGCGGCACGGGTAATGACGTTCTCAATGGTGGCGCAGATAACGATCGCATCTTTGGACAAGCCGGGAGCGATCGCCTTGATGGCGGAAACGGCGACGATCGCATCGATGGCGGTTCCGGAAACGATATCATTACCACCGGACAAGGGCGTGACCTACTTGTCATTCGCCAAAACGACGGCCTTGACCGCGTCACCGATTTCCAAAACAATCAAGACCGT containing:
- a CDS encoding cadherin domain-containing protein produces the protein MAFDPVLNLAGLDGSNGFRIDGVARENRSGFSVSNAGDINSDGFDDLILGTPYADPNDNADSGPSYVVFGRGSRFSSTLNLSRLNGSNGFRIDGVAARDYSSYSVSSAGDINGDGVDDLILGADGVATNGRDSGSSYVMFGREGGFSSTLNPSSLNGSNGFRIDGVAEGDLSGFSVSSAGDINSDGIDDLIIGAIGADPNGSDSGASYVVFGRRANQAPTIVTNSVVNMPENTTLVVDIQATDDSSSEGNGLTYSLSGGNDQALFTIDATTGVLSFLTAPDFENPMDVGNDNGYAVEVTVTNAGGLSTAQLFNINLNDVNDNSTPFDDILSGTAGNDTIRALTGNDVVRGLGGDDRIFGQVGNDILIGGTGNDVLNGGADNDRIFGQAGSDRLDGGNGDDRIDGGSGNDIITTGQGRDLLVIRQNDGLDRVTDFQNNQDRIDLVGIRFGQLTIQQRQDDVLIKLGTTNLLLLENTNASAIDRADFV